In Mytilus edulis chromosome 13, xbMytEdul2.2, whole genome shotgun sequence, a single window of DNA contains:
- the LOC139500398 gene encoding tripartite motif-containing protein 5-like, giving the protein MAQTSAQKCYICTDKYSVFYCYDCQHALCAVCRERHDKIPAVSGHTITDINGIDLSNVNSDKSRCVTHEKEYLYYCAKCSDLICGKCVTSSHKGHSFSEISEIVPGKREAAQIALQKLKSQINNISSLKDSVRAKHTEKLHNASHQNIADIISTCDDLETFIKSKRDIKKTEVEDNESIEQQCIDQFLKNTDRIHDQYVQVLTELQNVLCEKHDTTFYKLYTAIDKDITCLDDIPKEPTFPTVPFVDKKMLCKEILEYIQSKTDMR; this is encoded by the coding sequence ATGGCACAGACATCTGCTCAAAAATGCTACATTTGTACAGACAAGTACAGTGTTTTCTATTGTTATGATTGTCAGCATGCATTGTGTGCAGTTTGTCGCGAAAGACATGATAAGATACCAGCTGTAAGTGGACATACTATAACGGATATTAATGGTATCGACCTTTCAAACGTAAATAGCGATAAGTCCAGGTGTGTTACACATGAAAAggaatatttatattattgtgCAAAATGTAGTGATCTTATATGCGGGAAGTGTGTAACATCATCACATAAAGGTCATTCCTTTTCTGAAATTTCTGAGATCGTACCAGGCAAAAGGGAAGCTGCGCAAATAGCtctacaaaaattgaaatctcaAATCAATAATATTTCTAGTTTAAAAGATAGTGTACGAGCCAAACACACTGAAAAACTACACAATGCCAGTCACCAGAATATTGCTGATATTATATCAACATGTGATGACCTTGAGACATTTATTAAGTCAAAAAGAGATATCAAGAAAACAGAAGTTGAAGATAATGAAAGCATTGAACAACAATGCATAGATCAGTTCTTAAAAAACACTGATCGCATTCACGATCAATATGTTCAAGTTTTAACGGAACTACAAAATGTTTTATGTGAAAAACATGATACTACATTTTATAAACTCTATACCGCTATTGATAAAGATATCACTTGCCTAGACGATATTCCAAAGGAACCGACGTTTCCGACTGTGCCTTTTGTTGACAAAAAAATGCTGTGCAAGGAAATCTTAGAATATATTCAATCAAAAACAGACATGAGGTAA